The genome window GGAGCAGACGGTCCGGGTGCGGGGTCAGCGGTACCCGGCCCGCAGGGGCGGCGCCGCGAGGTGTGGCAGGGGGGCCTTCGTTCTCGCGGTCGCGGTGGGTCCCAGAGGTTGCTGCCATGCCACGGTCCATACGGGCAGCGTCGTCATCCCGCGCGACGAGTGCAACTAGTTGCCATCAGTTGTCATGCCGAGGGGCGGCAGTGGAGCCGCGGGTCACGAGATGGGCGTCGAACAGCGTGGAATCCACCCTCGTGCGCTGCGTGAGCTGGGCGTGCAGGGCGTCGACGGCGGACCTGCCGAGCCGTTCGGTGGGCCCGGCGATGGTGGTCAGGCCGGGAGCGGTCAGGTCCGCGCCGAAGATGTCGTCGCATCCGATGAGGCTGAAGTCCGCGGGCACGCTGACACCGGCGGCCTGCAAGCGTTGCAGAGCACCGATGGCGATGAGGTCGTTGTAGGCGATGGCGGCGGTCGCGTGCTGCAGCATCAGCGCGTCGGCGGCTTCGTGCCCGCCCCGGAGGTTTGGCACGTGCGGCCCCACGAACGCGGCGTCGAGACCGAGCGCGCCGGATTCCTCCTGCACAGCACACCAGCGTGCGCTGTTGATCCAGGAGTTGTGAGGGCCGGAGAGATACGCGATGCGGCGATGTCCGATGGCTGCCAGATGGCGAACGGCTTTGCGCATCCCTCCCGCGGTATCGACCACGAGGCTGGGTATTCCGTCGATCTCGCGGTTGATGATGACCAGCGCGCGATGCTGGGCGATCTGGCGGATGACGTCGTCGGACAGGCGGGAGGTGGCCAGGATGGCACCACTGGTGGTCGCCAGCAGCTGCCGCAGGTTGCTGACCTCCACCTGCGGTGACTCGTCGCTGTCGGTCAGGGCGAGCGTGTAGTCCTTCTCCAGTGCCTGGGACTGGGCCGCCTTGATCAGCGGGGCGTAGTACGGGTTGGCGATATCGGTGACGACCAGGGTGATCGTCCGCGCGCGGCCGGGTGCCTCCGCGCGCGCCAGCGGCCGCGGGAGGTAGCCGATCGCGTCGGCGGCGGCGCGGACCTTCTCACGGGTGGCGGGGTTGACCCGGCTGGGGTGGGAGAAGGTGCGCGACACCGTGGAGGCCGCGACGCCGCAGCGCTGCGCGACGTCGTAGATCGTCGGCCTGGCCTGGTCCACCGCTTACCTCCGTGGTCGTCCGCTGTTGATGTT of Saccharopolyspora erythraea contains these proteins:
- a CDS encoding LacI family DNA-binding transcriptional regulator yields the protein MDQARPTIYDVAQRCGVAASTVSRTFSHPSRVNPATREKVRAAADAIGYLPRPLARAEAPGRARTITLVVTDIANPYYAPLIKAAQSQALEKDYTLALTDSDESPQVEVSNLRQLLATTSGAILATSRLSDDVIRQIAQHRALVIINREIDGIPSLVVDTAGGMRKAVRHLAAIGHRRIAYLSGPHNSWINSARWCAVQEESGALGLDAAFVGPHVPNLRGGHEAADALMLQHATAAIAYNDLIAIGALQRLQAAGVSVPADFSLIGCDDIFGADLTAPGLTTIAGPTERLGRSAVDALHAQLTQRTRVDSTLFDAHLVTRGSTAAPRHDN